The Ananas comosus cultivar F153 linkage group 4, ASM154086v1, whole genome shotgun sequence region tctttttcacgttggaggtaatctcatcattatatacatataaaatgataaaattttaaaaataaattttcaattgcatgtaattaataaattatttgtaattGCAGCGTATTTTTACTATATCTAATTAAATAGGGTGCATGTAGTTGCAATTactgtattttcaatattatgcATCTATAATCATactgaatttataattataatatctaACCAAACAGCTCTTAAGTGAAAATGGGGTGGAACTCTGGAAGCAACTCTCTTGTGTCATTGAGTCGGAAATGGGGTGGCAATGGAGCTGGATCTCAAGAATGTAAGGTTTGAGAAAATCCGAGTCAGGCTTAGATCTTCAATTTTCTTAGTCGACCCGGACCAGACATTTATGGTGGCTGGGCCGAGCTCAAGCTGCAAAATGCCACATATGTCACAATTTGATCAGGCGAAGCTCGTTTTTGAGTGTGTTAATGCTTGTTTTTGTGTTTTACTGAGTTGGTCTCTCTATGTTTTTTTGGTAATTATTCTCGTTGCGTCTCCACCATTAAGTAAATAAGTACTAATGATTTAGATCATATAAGTTTTCTCTCATTGAATCAGTAATGTTAGCATGGCTACCAAATTAGGccaatatctgaaaaaactgaGCCGCTGTTTGTCCGTTAACACAGGAATATTGAACCATCAACTGGATGTGAGGAATCTTTTGGAGTAGTGTCATTAACGGGTCTTTCACAGGTCCCTAGAAGGGCCCCAACTTAAAACCACCATCCATCAGGGTCAAAGTTTTTCCTCGTCCTATGGCACAGCGTGAACATGAAAAGTGAGTGGTtaccctttattttattttaggaaaCATTCCATAGTGGCTTATTCATGACCTGGCACAGGTAAGAGTCTAATCTATTTCTACGTAGACTAGAATTGgctcactaaaaaaaaaaaaaaaaaaaaatctaccatCTAGAAAAGATTGAAATCCTACAATTCTCTATTCTAGAGTTAACTCTTTTTGAGTTTATAATATTATGAAAAATAGTTGATAAGATTAGTATATAAAACTTGGCCTTTTCAGCTAATGCTGTCGTAGAATTGTAGTTCTTTTTGAATTGTAAATTCAGTATTGTTCTAGATCAAATGCCCAGGACAAATTCTATAGCtggaattataaaattttttgggCTGGTAAACCTAACACTGCGCTAAATCAAATGTCCAGGACAAGCACTAGAAACAATCTCTcggataataaattaataattgttTTATCTTCACTTTTGCATAGATAGGAAAACCAAATTTATCATTTTGACAATTAATTAATGTAGCACATAGTTATTATATCACTATTTTATACCAAGAGAAAAGGATATGAGGATGGTATAATTGAAGAGTGATAGCCTCAACAATAAGATGtttttcacaaataatattaatttaagtaATACATTTTTTTGATCATATTTTGGCTCCACATGAATAATACCTTGCGTAGGATAATTTTTGATCTCTCACTTCCAAGCGATCGTTTCCTTGCCCCAGcaaatataaacaaatttaattccaataataataataactaaaataaaagggaaaaaacgaaaaaaaaaaaaaaacgaaaaagattcGATATGTCCAACTTAATAAGCTTACACACCAAACAAAATATTCTCACAAGGTTATAGATATCTCGAAAACAGCCGAAAAACTTCGTAAATTACAACAATGCCATTCTTCCTCCTCCATCCCCGTCGTCTCCGTCTCCGTCTCCGTCTccgtctcctccgccgcggaGCTCTTCTCTACCAGCCATGGATGATCTCGGAGCACTTCCCCTTGATCCACCGAAACCCCTTCCGCAGCGAGGCCTTCATCTTCCCCTCCACGGAGTAGGCCTTGTAGCTCGCGACGCGCCTCCGCCGCTTCATCTCGGGGTCGCTGAAGCACCACGCCCCCCCGGCCCCCGACGACGACGGCGCCACCGCGCGCGAgccccgccgcggcggcgggagcGGGAGCGGAGGCTCCGGCGGAGGCTCCGGCGACCGCGCCCGCCCCCGCTCCCGCGGCGCCGCGTAGACCTGGTTCGCGCTGAAGACGCTGCCCTTCACGATCTCCAGCTTCCTCTctccgccctcgccgccgccgccgccatacCCCCGGAACTGGTTCCGGTACCCCTGTTCGTAGTCGTCTCCGCTGCGGAACTCGCTTCCGTAGCCGCGTTTGCCGTGGTCCGTAACGGCGCTGAACTCGCTTCCGTGGCCGAGGCCGTAGTATTCCGTAACGG contains the following coding sequences:
- the LOC109708801 gene encoding uncharacterized protein LOC109708801, with the translated sequence MADFDRPYRSDFRSYADYDRGHRTEFRAVTEYYGLGHGSEFSAVTDHGKRGYGSEFRSGDDYEQGYRNQFRGYGGGGGEGGERKLEIVKGSVFSANQVYAAPRERGRARSPEPPPEPPLPLPPPRRGSRAVAPSSSGAGGAWCFSDPEMKRRRRVASYKAYSVEGKMKASLRKGFRWIKGKCSEIIHGW